From a single Bacillus pseudomycoides DSM 12442 genomic region:
- a CDS encoding MDR family MFS transporter, whose translation MPRKVWLLVAGMIINVTGASFLWPFNTIYLHDHLGKSLSVAGMVLMINSLTGVIGNLLGGVLFDKWGGYKSILVGIVITLLAILGLVFFHGWPLYIVWLALIGFGSGMVFPSMYAMVGTVWPEGGRRAFNAMYVGQNVGIAVGTACGGLVASYRFDYIFLANFILYFIFFLIAFIGFRGMEDQKDKSVEVKEGKKKGWSLTPGFKALLIVCVAYALCWVTYVQWQGAIATHMQELNISLRHYSLLWTINGAMIVCAQPLVSTIIRAMKRSLKQQIMIGIGIFAVSFIVLSQAQQFTMFLVAMVTLTIGELFVWPAVPTIANILAPNDKLGFYQGVVNSAATVGKMFGPVVGGAIVDLYNMEVLFIAIMVMLVVALIATSIYDKRVKVEETVEEKIAV comes from the coding sequence ATGCCAAGGAAAGTATGGCTATTAGTAGCTGGGATGATTATTAATGTCACAGGTGCTTCTTTTTTATGGCCATTTAATACAATTTATTTACATGATCATTTAGGAAAATCGTTATCTGTGGCCGGAATGGTATTAATGATTAACTCGTTAACAGGAGTAATTGGTAACTTACTCGGCGGTGTTTTATTTGATAAATGGGGCGGATATAAGTCGATTTTAGTAGGAATTGTGATTACACTATTAGCGATTTTAGGTCTTGTATTCTTCCATGGTTGGCCATTATATATTGTGTGGCTTGCGTTAATTGGATTCGGTTCTGGTATGGTCTTTCCATCGATGTATGCGATGGTTGGTACGGTTTGGCCAGAAGGCGGACGGAGAGCATTTAATGCGATGTATGTTGGACAAAACGTTGGAATCGCTGTTGGTACAGCGTGCGGTGGTTTAGTTGCTTCTTATCGTTTTGATTATATTTTCTTAGCGAACTTTATTTTATACTTTATTTTCTTCTTAATTGCCTTTATCGGATTCCGTGGTATGGAAGATCAGAAAGATAAGAGTGTAGAAGTAAAAGAAGGAAAGAAAAAAGGTTGGTCACTTACACCAGGATTCAAGGCACTTCTTATCGTATGTGTAGCATATGCTTTATGCTGGGTTACATATGTACAATGGCAAGGTGCGATTGCGACACATATGCAGGAATTAAATATTAGCCTTCGTCATTACAGCCTGTTATGGACGATAAACGGGGCGATGATTGTTTGTGCGCAGCCATTAGTAAGTACGATTATTCGTGCGATGAAGCGTTCTTTGAAACAACAAATTATGATCGGAATCGGCATTTTTGCAGTGTCATTTATTGTACTTAGTCAAGCACAGCAATTTACCATGTTCCTTGTCGCGATGGTGACATTAACAATTGGTGAATTATTTGTTTGGCCAGCTGTTCCAACGATTGCGAATATCCTTGCACCAAATGATAAGCTCGGTTTTTATCAAGGTGTTGTAAATAGCGCAGCGACTGTTGGGAAAATGTTTGGCCCAGTTGTTGGCGGAGCAATTGTTGACTTATACAATATGGAAGTATTGTTTATAGCAATCATGGTAATGCTTGTAGTAGCGCTTATCGCAACAAGCATTTATGATAAACGAGTGAAAGTGGAAGAAACAGTAGAAGAAAAAATTGCAGTTTAG
- a CDS encoding FtsX-like permease family protein, with amino-acid sequence MLFKLSMSGLKSKLKDYIVLLVGLVMSISIFYMFQTLALNKAFIEANSVISSIQFVFHAGAVLLAIITFFYILYANSFLLSLRQKEFGMYMMLGAKKHKVTLLMFIETIVLGAASLVVGIAVGVGLAQGIGKLLMQQLEFTAGGYHAFYAPSMLVTCIFFLVLFVLSAIMNSIKLSRITVLQLVHADSKTDRVSKAGVKTVIAAFVGIILLAIGYASMIYMGKLAQMGVIIALITVTSGTYMLFGTFLPLIIKKLKSNKKRTEKGLNAFTFAQLNFRINSLTKVLATVAMLVALGAGAISGGMAFKNNVMLTVDGLAIYDVAIHNPTAEEKKILDGITFKEKSEYRYKTDDKYVYYLKEDLEKNRPLIQDLKDFKGMKDIGKVKRVSEELPVGAISSSGQEKSDNVIPKEWDQALSTIHPIYVSPNQTIKIVDQKMYDGLQGKEGVALLGKVDDFLTYKKEWKKIDELQLVKYKNVKENSLQSKNQFYTGFYGIASGTVFMGLFLGIAFLAMMASCLMFKILSGASSDITRYQMLRKIGVRRELLTKSIYKELFLVFLFPAIVGIAHVLVGMNIFGFILIDPYFRIWLPIVIFVVIYTIYYFITVQLYKGIVLPKED; translated from the coding sequence ATGTTATTTAAGCTTTCTATGTCAGGACTGAAAAGCAAGCTGAAAGATTACATTGTCTTACTTGTTGGTCTTGTAATGTCAATTTCGATCTTTTACATGTTCCAAACGTTAGCATTGAATAAAGCGTTTATTGAGGCGAATTCTGTAATCAGTAGTATTCAATTCGTCTTCCATGCTGGAGCGGTACTATTAGCTATCATTACATTCTTCTATATTTTATATGCTAATTCTTTCTTGCTATCACTTCGTCAAAAAGAATTTGGTATGTATATGATGTTAGGAGCCAAAAAGCATAAGGTGACACTGCTTATGTTTATTGAAACAATTGTATTAGGAGCAGCATCTCTTGTAGTTGGTATTGCAGTCGGTGTAGGGCTCGCGCAAGGAATTGGTAAACTACTTATGCAACAGCTTGAATTTACTGCAGGTGGCTATCATGCATTTTATGCTCCATCTATGCTTGTTACATGTATTTTCTTCTTAGTACTATTTGTTTTATCAGCAATTATGAATAGTATCAAATTATCACGTATTACGGTTCTACAACTGGTTCATGCTGATTCTAAAACGGATCGTGTTTCTAAAGCAGGAGTAAAGACTGTTATAGCTGCATTCGTTGGAATTATTCTATTAGCAATCGGCTATGCTTCTATGATTTACATGGGTAAGTTGGCGCAAATGGGGGTTATTATTGCATTAATCACTGTAACGTCTGGAACTTACATGTTATTTGGAACATTCCTTCCGCTTATTATTAAAAAGCTAAAGAGTAATAAAAAGCGTACTGAAAAAGGACTTAATGCTTTTACATTTGCACAGTTAAATTTCCGCATCAATAGCTTAACAAAAGTACTAGCTACAGTAGCGATGTTAGTGGCGCTTGGAGCGGGTGCGATTTCAGGCGGTATGGCGTTCAAAAATAACGTTATGCTTACTGTCGATGGTTTGGCAATTTATGATGTTGCGATTCATAATCCAACAGCCGAAGAGAAGAAAATTTTAGATGGTATTACATTTAAAGAGAAAAGTGAATATCGTTACAAAACAGACGATAAATATGTCTATTATTTAAAAGAAGATTTAGAGAAAAATCGTCCTTTAATACAAGATTTAAAAGATTTTAAAGGAATGAAAGATATTGGTAAAGTAAAACGAGTTTCTGAAGAACTGCCAGTAGGTGCGATTTCGAGTTCCGGTCAAGAAAAATCTGATAATGTGATTCCAAAGGAGTGGGATCAGGCATTAAGCACGATTCATCCAATTTATGTATCCCCTAATCAAACAATTAAAATTGTAGACCAAAAAATGTATGATGGTTTGCAAGGTAAAGAGGGCGTTGCATTACTTGGAAAAGTAGATGATTTCTTAACATATAAAAAAGAGTGGAAAAAAATTGACGAGTTGCAGCTAGTTAAATATAAAAATGTAAAAGAAAATTCCTTGCAAAGTAAGAACCAGTTTTATACTGGATTTTACGGCATCGCTAGTGGAACAGTATTTATGGGGCTCTTCCTAGGAATTGCTTTCTTAGCAATGATGGCAAGTTGTTTAATGTTTAAAATTCTATCGGGTGCATCAAGCGATATCACACGTTACCAAATGCTTCGTAAAATCGGTGTTCGCCGTGAATTATTAACGAAGTCTATCTATAAAGAATTATTCTTAGTATTCTTATTCCCAGCGATTGTCGGTATTGCTCACGTGTTAGTTGGTATGAATATTTTCGGATTTATCTTAATTGACCCGTATTTCCGTATTTGGTTACCAATTGTAATTTTCGTGGTCATTTACACAATTTACTACTTCATTACAGTTCAATTGTATAAAGGAATTGTTCTTCCGAAAGAGGACTAA
- a CDS encoding ABC transporter ATP-binding protein, with the protein MSKPVVDVKNVQKVYGKKGESQSHALKGVSFSIQEGEFVGIMGPSGSGKTTLLNVISTLDKATGGVVEIAGTDITKMKQGELSDFRSQKLGFIFQDFNLLENLSIYENIALPLSLQGVPSRKIGPKVEKVAEMLGISEILQKYPSEVSGGQKQRSAAARALVHEPAIILGDEPTGALDSKNATSLLDAMTNLNEEQGVSIMMVTHDPYSASYCQRILFIQDGELYKEIHRGGTREAFYKEILDVLADLGTQKA; encoded by the coding sequence ATGAGCAAACCAGTTGTAGACGTAAAAAACGTCCAAAAAGTATACGGTAAAAAAGGCGAGAGCCAATCACATGCCTTAAAAGGTGTATCATTCTCTATTCAAGAGGGTGAATTTGTTGGAATTATGGGGCCATCTGGTTCAGGGAAAACAACGTTATTAAATGTAATTTCAACATTGGATAAAGCAACGGGCGGCGTTGTTGAAATTGCAGGTACAGATATTACAAAAATGAAGCAAGGAGAACTATCTGATTTCCGCTCACAAAAGTTAGGATTCATCTTCCAAGACTTTAACTTATTAGAAAACTTATCAATCTATGAAAATATTGCTCTGCCACTTTCTTTGCAAGGCGTTCCATCACGTAAAATTGGACCGAAAGTAGAAAAGGTAGCTGAAATGTTAGGAATTTCAGAAATACTTCAAAAGTACCCATCTGAAGTATCTGGTGGACAAAAACAGCGTTCAGCAGCAGCGCGTGCGCTTGTACATGAGCCAGCGATCATTTTAGGAGACGAGCCAACAGGAGCGCTTGATTCTAAAAATGCAACGAGTCTTTTAGATGCAATGACAAACTTAAATGAAGAACAAGGTGTATCGATTATGATGGTTACCCACGATCCATATAGCGCAAGTTACTGTCAGCGTATTTTATTCATTCAAGACGGCGAGTTATACAAAGAAATTCACCGCGGTGGTACGCGCGAAGCGTTCTATAAAGAAATTTTAGATGTGCTTGCAGACTTAGGCACACAAAAAGCATAA
- a CDS encoding VOC family protein, with the protein MIAHIGTVAVYVDDQQQALEFWTEKAGFEVYRNDPMGPNASWIEVGPKGTRSHLVIYPKTMMPNANELKASIVFVTENMTETYETMKKNGVEFTQEPNKMPWGTFSIFNDNEGNEFVLKG; encoded by the coding sequence ATGATTGCACATATTGGTACAGTAGCAGTTTACGTAGATGATCAACAACAGGCACTTGAATTTTGGACAGAGAAAGCGGGATTTGAAGTATATCGTAACGATCCAATGGGACCAAACGCAAGCTGGATTGAAGTAGGACCAAAAGGCACACGTTCGCACTTAGTCATTTATCCCAAAACAATGATGCCAAATGCAAATGAGCTAAAAGCATCAATCGTGTTCGTAACAGAAAATATGACAGAAACGTATGAAACAATGAAGAAGAACGGGGTAGAATTTACACAAGAGCCAAATAAAATGCCTTGGGGTACATTCTCTATCTTTAACGATAATGAAGGGAATGAATTCGTTTTAAAAGGTTAA
- a CDS encoding YtzC family protein — protein MAERQSLEEYITQAEQAIEYAKEQLDIGSRQEHYNTMEYSDAQLQLEQAYNDLQIMQQHANDEQREQLNRARMAVRQLQHQMIITPH, from the coding sequence ATGGCAGAGCGTCAATCACTTGAAGAATACATTACGCAAGCAGAGCAAGCTATAGAATATGCAAAAGAGCAATTAGATATCGGAAGTAGACAAGAGCATTACAATACAATGGAGTATTCTGATGCACAATTACAATTAGAACAAGCTTATAACGATTTACAAATTATGCAGCAACATGCGAATGATGAACAACGTGAGCAATTAAATCGTGCACGTATGGCAGTTCGTCAATTACAGCACCAAATGATTATTACACCGCACTAA
- a CDS encoding TIGR01212 family radical SAM protein (This family includes YhcC from E. coli K-12, an uncharacterized radical SAM protein.): MKVQNPFPYTNDNKRYHTWNYHLRKEFGEKIFKVSLDAGFDCPNRDGTVAYGGCTFCSAAGSGDFAGDRRDDVVTQYHEMKEKMHSKWKDGKCIAYFQAYTNTHAPLEMLKEKFEPLLAEKDVVGLSIATRPDCLPDDVVEYLADLNKRTYLWVELGLQTVHERTANLINRAHDYPSYVEGVNKLRKHGIKVCSHIINGLPLEDYDMMMETAREVAKLDVQGIKIHLLHLLKGTPMVKQYEKGQLEFLSLEDYVSLVVDQLEIIPADVIVHRITGDGPPDLMIGPMWSLNKWEVLNSIDAEFIRRGSWQGKYANEVKPV; this comes from the coding sequence ATGAAGGTTCAAAACCCTTTTCCATATACAAATGACAATAAACGTTACCATACGTGGAATTATCACTTACGAAAAGAATTCGGCGAAAAAATCTTTAAAGTTTCATTAGACGCTGGATTTGATTGCCCAAACCGTGATGGCACAGTCGCATACGGCGGATGCACATTTTGCAGCGCTGCTGGTTCTGGTGACTTTGCTGGCGATCGCCGCGATGATGTTGTAACGCAGTATCATGAAATGAAAGAAAAAATGCACTCGAAGTGGAAAGATGGAAAGTGTATCGCTTATTTCCAAGCATACACCAATACGCATGCTCCATTAGAAATGCTAAAAGAAAAATTCGAACCGCTGTTGGCAGAAAAAGATGTTGTTGGTCTTTCAATCGCAACTCGTCCCGACTGTTTACCTGACGATGTCGTTGAATATTTAGCTGATTTAAATAAACGCACGTATCTTTGGGTTGAACTTGGACTGCAAACCGTTCATGAGCGCACTGCGAACCTCATTAACCGTGCTCATGATTATCCATCATATGTAGAAGGTGTAAACAAACTTCGTAAGCATGGCATTAAAGTATGCTCCCATATTATTAATGGGCTTCCGCTTGAAGACTACGACATGATGATGGAAACTGCACGTGAAGTCGCAAAACTTGATGTACAAGGTATTAAAATTCACTTACTTCATTTATTAAAAGGAACACCAATGGTGAAGCAATATGAAAAAGGACAGTTAGAATTCCTTTCTCTTGAAGATTATGTCAGTCTTGTTGTGGACCAACTTGAAATCATTCCAGCAGATGTCATTGTGCACCGCATCACAGGTGACGGTCCACCTGACTTAATGATTGGTCCAATGTGGAGCTTAAATAAATGGGAAGTATTAAATTCCATCGATGCGGAATTTATACGCCGCGGAAGCTGGCAAGGAAAATATGCAAATGAGGTGAAACCCGTATGA
- a CDS encoding class I SAM-dependent methyltransferase yields the protein MKLERVLPFARTLLQTAVKEGDYAVDATLGNGHDTCFLAEIVGEHGKVFGFDIQRKAIESSATHLKERGLEERTVLVHDSHDTLLSVLPEEAKGKVTGAIFNLGYLPGGDKHIVTKPNSTIAAIEQLLEVMAPEGIIVLVIYHGHSEGQVERDAVLQFAEELDQKQAHVLRYGFINQQNNPPFIVAIEKR from the coding sequence ATGAAATTAGAACGTGTATTACCGTTTGCACGCACGCTTTTGCAAACAGCTGTCAAAGAAGGTGATTATGCTGTAGACGCAACACTTGGCAACGGTCACGATACTTGTTTTTTAGCGGAGATTGTTGGCGAACACGGGAAAGTATTCGGATTTGATATTCAGCGTAAAGCAATTGAAAGTTCGGCTACTCACCTAAAAGAAAGAGGACTTGAAGAACGAACTGTTCTCGTTCATGATAGCCACGATACTTTGTTATCTGTATTACCAGAAGAAGCAAAAGGCAAAGTAACCGGAGCCATTTTCAACTTAGGTTACCTTCCTGGCGGTGACAAGCATATCGTTACAAAACCAAATTCAACGATAGCTGCTATCGAACAATTATTAGAAGTCATGGCACCAGAAGGCATCATCGTCCTTGTTATTTATCATGGTCATTCAGAAGGACAAGTCGAGCGCGATGCTGTCCTGCAATTCGCCGAAGAGCTGGATCAAAAACAAGCTCACGTACTTCGTTACGGCTTCATCAACCAACAAAATAATCCGCCATTTATTGTGGCGATTGAGAAACGCTAA
- a CDS encoding aspartate/glutamate racemase family protein: MIGILAGMGPKSTGPFVDTVVEQCQRVYGAKHDMDFPHMMIYSCPTPFYIDRPIDHKAMEKAIINGAQKLENTGVDFIAMPCNTAHLYFYELQNSISVPILNMVDETIKEIPDHVRKVALLATDATVQSGIYQDGIAKRGMDYIHKNSWQTAITQIISNIKIGDLPDATKSWRTLCIELAETVDGVIIACTDLNVVLNTGAHSLYLVDSSACLAKAVVNEYLSNKKV, from the coding sequence ATGATTGGAATACTAGCAGGAATGGGGCCGAAATCGACAGGCCCCTTCGTTGATACAGTAGTTGAGCAATGCCAAAGAGTATACGGTGCGAAACATGATATGGATTTTCCTCATATGATGATTTATTCTTGTCCAACACCTTTTTATATAGATAGACCGATTGATCATAAAGCCATGGAAAAGGCTATTATAAATGGTGCTCAAAAACTTGAAAACACAGGTGTCGATTTTATTGCCATGCCTTGTAATACAGCGCACTTATATTTTTATGAATTACAAAATTCAATTTCAGTTCCCATTTTAAATATGGTGGATGAGACGATAAAAGAAATACCCGATCACGTAAGGAAAGTAGCTCTCTTAGCAACCGATGCGACTGTTCAGTCCGGTATATATCAAGATGGGATCGCAAAACGTGGTATGGACTATATACATAAAAATAGCTGGCAAACGGCTATCACTCAAATTATCTCAAACATAAAAATAGGAGACTTGCCTGACGCAACTAAATCATGGCGTACACTTTGCATAGAATTAGCTGAAACGGTAGATGGAGTTATTATAGCTTGTACAGATTTAAACGTTGTATTAAACACCGGAGCACACAGCCTTTATTTAGTGGATTCATCAGCTTGCCTTGCGAAGGCAGTGGTGAATGAATACTTGTCCAACAAAAAAGTATAG
- a CDS encoding PepSY-associated TM helix domain-containing protein translates to MKKNRSLHYIFWRWHFYAGLFIAPLLITLSLSGIGYLFREEVENFIYKDLYFGNSRQTESLSMSESISTTEKKYPHYNVTKISYFKDDHNTRLTMANEYTGDQKYVYLDKHNQIVGDQNADATFANIMRELHSSLLVGGTVVNYLVELAACWTIFLIVTGLYMSIKRFKKPPVSNARERSKRLHSIIGIVFTIPLVLLVLTGLPWSAFMGKQIYNIATSNESLGYPKLYMAPPESKFKELPWATRQETPPQSDSNEQTALSIDELEKSIQIEKPYVISLPNEPKGVFTISKSSGSGITGMHVSPNEEITAYFDQYSGTLISKIDYRDYGLFAQWFSYGIPLHEGHLFGWPNKILCLLTTLSLLFLIYFGVKMWLARKPQGKVGAPSKQKDKKSIFAFILIMILLGIVMPLFGLSVLIIFVVEFLLYLFSKIRVKKV, encoded by the coding sequence ATGAAAAAGAATCGATCGCTTCATTATATTTTCTGGAGGTGGCATTTTTACGCCGGTCTCTTCATAGCACCACTACTCATTACTTTATCACTCAGCGGCATTGGTTATTTGTTTCGAGAGGAAGTTGAGAATTTCATCTATAAAGATTTATATTTTGGAAATAGTAGGCAAACAGAATCTCTTTCTATGTCTGAATCCATTTCAACAACAGAAAAGAAATATCCTCACTATAACGTGACGAAAATTAGCTATTTTAAAGATGATCATAATACAAGACTCACAATGGCAAATGAATATACAGGTGATCAGAAGTATGTTTACTTAGATAAACATAACCAAATTGTTGGGGATCAAAATGCTGATGCAACGTTTGCAAATATTATGCGAGAATTACATAGCTCTCTTCTAGTAGGCGGTACCGTTGTAAACTACTTAGTCGAACTAGCCGCTTGCTGGACGATTTTTTTAATTGTTACTGGTTTATATATGAGTATAAAACGCTTCAAGAAACCCCCAGTATCAAACGCTAGAGAGAGATCCAAACGACTTCATAGCATAATCGGTATTGTATTTACAATTCCACTCGTTCTCTTAGTACTAACAGGATTACCTTGGTCTGCTTTCATGGGAAAACAAATTTATAACATAGCAACTTCCAATGAATCACTAGGATATCCGAAATTATATATGGCTCCTCCAGAGTCTAAGTTTAAAGAGTTACCGTGGGCGACTAGACAAGAAACACCGCCACAATCAGATTCAAACGAACAGACAGCTCTTTCAATTGATGAGTTAGAGAAATCGATTCAAATTGAAAAACCATATGTCATTTCATTACCAAATGAGCCAAAAGGAGTATTCACTATTTCAAAATCTAGCGGTTCTGGTATTACAGGAATGCACGTATCACCAAATGAAGAGATTACTGCTTATTTTGATCAATATAGCGGCACTCTCATTTCAAAAATTGACTATCGTGATTATGGCTTATTTGCACAGTGGTTTTCTTATGGTATCCCCCTTCATGAAGGACATTTATTTGGATGGCCAAACAAAATACTATGCTTACTTACAACCTTGTCCTTACTATTCCTCATTTATTTCGGTGTTAAAATGTGGCTAGCAAGAAAGCCACAAGGTAAGGTGGGAGCACCATCAAAACAAAAGGATAAAAAAAGCATATTTGCCTTTATACTTATTATGATTTTATTAGGAATTGTCATGCCTTTATTCGGTTTATCTGTTCTTATTATTTTTGTAGTTGAGTTTTTACTATATCTATTCTCTAAAATACGGGTAAAAAAAGTATAG
- a CDS encoding tetraprenyl-beta-curcumene synthase family protein, translating into MNVPSNPITLMAKVYRDVFPVVHHELAMWKERAYHIPNDELHSQAIASIEHKTFHCEGGGILALLANEQREECIRFIVAYQTISDYLDNLCDRSTSLDPNDFAALHESMLTALTPESEGSNYYRYRDDQDDGGYLDELVATCQDVLKKTKHYDKIAPILHELACYYCDLQIHKHVKLEEREPRLQTWFEAHKENVPPMSWFEFSACAGSTLGIFCLVAYAFHDELLDEDIAKIKQGYFPYVQGLHILLDYFIDQEEDRLGGDLNFCSYYENEQVVLERMKHFVEEAERNIGGLPHAKFHRLISRGLLGIYLSDQKVSEQKNMQQMARRIVKYGGFTSRFFYWNGKMYRKKMAQ; encoded by the coding sequence GTGAACGTACCGAGTAATCCCATAACGCTCATGGCGAAAGTATACCGTGATGTGTTTCCGGTTGTACACCATGAGCTAGCGATGTGGAAAGAGCGTGCCTACCATATTCCAAATGACGAACTTCATAGTCAAGCGATTGCAAGTATTGAGCATAAAACATTTCATTGTGAAGGCGGTGGTATTTTAGCGCTGCTCGCAAATGAACAACGCGAGGAATGTATTCGTTTTATTGTGGCGTATCAGACGATTAGTGATTACTTAGATAATTTATGTGATCGTAGTACATCGCTTGATCCGAATGATTTTGCTGCACTGCATGAATCAATGCTGACTGCATTAACACCAGAGAGTGAAGGAAGCAATTACTATCGTTATCGAGATGATCAAGATGATGGTGGTTATTTAGATGAGCTTGTTGCAACATGCCAAGATGTTTTAAAGAAAACGAAGCACTATGATAAAATCGCTCCGATTCTTCACGAACTTGCTTGTTATTATTGTGATTTACAAATTCATAAGCATGTGAAACTAGAAGAAAGAGAACCGCGCTTACAAACATGGTTTGAGGCTCATAAGGAAAATGTACCGCCAATGAGCTGGTTTGAATTTTCGGCATGTGCAGGATCAACACTTGGAATCTTTTGTCTCGTGGCGTATGCGTTTCATGATGAATTACTTGATGAAGATATTGCAAAGATTAAGCAAGGTTATTTCCCGTACGTACAAGGGCTTCATATTTTGCTTGATTACTTTATTGATCAAGAAGAAGACCGACTTGGCGGGGACTTAAATTTCTGTAGTTATTATGAAAATGAACAAGTCGTATTAGAGCGAATGAAGCATTTTGTGGAAGAAGCAGAAAGAAATATTGGTGGCTTACCACATGCGAAGTTTCATCGCCTTATTAGCCGCGGTCTCCTTGGGATTTATTTATCTGATCAAAAGGTATCAGAGCAAAAGAATATGCAGCAAATGGCACGGCGCATCGTGAAATATGGTGGATTCACTTCACGATTCTTCTATTGGAACGGGAAGATGTACCGAAAGAAAATGGCGCAGTGA
- a CDS encoding alpha/beta hydrolase, which yields MWNYEAEAAKAVIVMVHGAMEYHGRYEALAEMWNHFGYHVVMGDLPAHGTTSRNRGHIDSFDEYIEEIKLWVKEARKYRLPIFLFGHSMGGLIVIRMMEETKRDDIDGIILSSPCLGVLAVPAAPLRAVSKVLNILTPKLQFPTKLTVNMSTRNKEVRDAMENDSLFLRKVSVRWYSELIKSIEIAHDKIDEFPDVPLLLMQACEDKIVDKTRVRKWFDNLNISDKAYKEWSNCYHELLNEYEQDEILNYIKSFTEIHVNNIIETNK from the coding sequence ATGTGGAATTATGAAGCGGAAGCAGCCAAAGCGGTAATCGTGATGGTGCACGGTGCGATGGAATATCACGGACGTTATGAGGCGCTAGCAGAAATGTGGAATCATTTCGGGTATCATGTTGTCATGGGAGACCTTCCAGCTCATGGAACAACTTCAAGAAATAGAGGACATATTGACTCATTTGATGAATACATAGAAGAAATAAAATTATGGGTGAAAGAAGCAAGAAAGTATCGGCTACCTATTTTTTTATTTGGACATAGTATGGGCGGTCTTATTGTCATTCGAATGATGGAAGAAACGAAGAGAGACGATATAGATGGAATTATATTAAGCTCGCCATGCTTAGGTGTATTAGCTGTACCTGCTGCTCCGCTTCGAGCTGTTTCAAAGGTGTTAAATATTCTCACGCCAAAACTTCAATTTCCCACCAAACTTACAGTAAACATGTCAACGAGAAATAAAGAAGTTCGCGATGCGATGGAAAATGATTCATTGTTCTTGCGCAAGGTATCGGTTCGTTGGTATAGTGAATTGATAAAATCTATTGAGATTGCTCATGACAAAATAGATGAGTTTCCAGACGTTCCGCTCTTGCTAATGCAGGCATGTGAGGATAAAATTGTAGATAAAACACGTGTCCGTAAATGGTTTGATAACTTAAATATTAGTGATAAGGCATATAAAGAATGGTCAAATTGTTACCATGAGCTATTAAATGAGTATGAGCAAGATGAGATTTTGAACTATATCAAGTCATTTACTGAAATACATGTAAATAACATAATAGAAACAAATAAATAA
- a CDS encoding gamma carbonic anhydrase family protein, whose protein sequence is MIYPYKDKNPKIASSAFIADYVTITGNVTIGEESSIWFNTVIRGDVSKVIIGDRVNVQDQCTLHQSPQYPLLLEDDVTVGHQVILHSCTLKKDSLIGMGSIILDGAEIGEGAFIGAGSLVSQGKKIPPNTLAFGRPAKVIRELTDKDHKDMERIRKQYVEKGQYYKSLQK, encoded by the coding sequence ATGATATATCCTTATAAAGATAAAAATCCAAAAATTGCGAGTAGTGCTTTTATCGCTGACTATGTTACGATTACAGGCAATGTCACAATTGGTGAAGAATCAAGCATTTGGTTTAATACAGTCATTCGTGGTGATGTGTCTAAGGTAATAATTGGAGACCGCGTAAATGTACAAGATCAATGTACACTTCATCAAAGTCCACAGTACCCTCTTCTTTTAGAAGATGATGTAACAGTTGGACATCAAGTTATTTTACATAGCTGTACCTTAAAAAAAGACTCTTTAATCGGGATGGGATCTATTATTTTAGACGGTGCTGAAATTGGTGAAGGTGCATTCATCGGTGCTGGTAGTTTAGTTTCACAAGGAAAGAAAATTCCACCTAATACACTGGCTTTCGGTCGTCCGGCAAAAGTCATTCGCGAATTAACAGATAAAGATCACAAAGATATGGAACGCATTCGCAAACAATATGTTGAAAAAGGACAGTACTATAAGTCACTGCAAAAATAG